A segment of the candidate division TA06 bacterium genome:
GAACGAACTGGCACCCGCTCGCACCTACAGTTTTGATGAATGGGTTAAGCCACTGAGAAAAAAGGGTCTCATCAAGGGCGGTAGTCTTGAAAATGCAATCTTGATCGGTGAAAATGGTTTGGTCAACAAAGAGCCTCTCAGGTTCAAAGATGAGTTCGCCAGGCATAAGATAGCCGATATGATTGGGAACATTGCAATGTTGGGTTATCCTTTACACGCGGATATTTATGCTTTCAAGTCCGGGCATCTTCACAATGTTCAGTTTCTGAAGAAGTTGAGAAAGGAGGTCGGTGGATTGAAACCAGCCTTTGAAATAGCAGACATTCTCAAGATAATGCCTCATCGCTACCCATTTCTCCTTGTGGACAGAATACTTGAGCTCGAAGAAAACAGGGTCGTGGGGACCAAGAATGTGACAATTAACGAGCCTTTCTTTGCGGGTCATTTTCCAGGACATCCGATCATGCCGGGCGTTCTTATCGTGGAGTCGATGGCGCAGGTTGGTGGTTTCTTGCTTCTGCACAAGGTTGATCAATCGGACGGAAAAATTGTTTATTTCACCAAAATAGCGGATGTGAAGTTTAGAAAGCCAGTCACGCCTGGTGATCAACTCAGGTCTGTTGTGACTTTGGTTAAGTATAAGAAGAACCTTTGTGTTATTAAAGGTCAGGCCTTTGTGGGCAGAGACCTTGTTTGTGAAGGCACACTCACTGCAATGATGGTTGATAAATGAGCGACGTAGTTGTTCATAAGACCGCGGTTGTCCATCCTGGAGCCACACTGGGGTCCGGAGTAGTCGTGGGTCCATATGCGATCATTGGTGAGAATGTTGTTATCGGGGACAATGTCGAGATCTTGGCTCGAGCATGTCTTGAAGGGTGGACTGAAGTCGGAAGAGGAAGCAAGATCGGATATGGAGCTGTGATAGGTGGGCCGCCTCAGGATGTAAAGTATAAGGGCGAGAAATCATTTTGCAGGATAGGTGAGAACTCAATTATCAGAGAATATGTCACAATTCACAGGGCCACAGGCGAAGGCAAAGAGACCGTAGTTGGCGATGGCTGTTTTATCATGGCCTATGCCCATGTTGCACACAATTGCCGGATTGGAAACGGTACAGTGATCGCCAATGCAGCGCAGCTCGGCGGTCATGTGCTTGTGGAAGACCTTGTGTTGGTGAGCGGTCTGGTTCCTGTACACCAGTTTGTCAGAATAGGGAAGCTGTCTGTCATAGGCGGTGGGGTCAGGGTGACGATGGATATTGTTCCTTTTGTCTGCGCTTCTGGTTATCCAATAAGAGTGAAGACCCTTAACCTTGTTGGTTTGAGGAGACAGGGATATTCAAATGAAGATATCGGGCTTTTGAAAAAAGCCTTCAAGATTCTATTTCGTTCAAAGCTCAACACTACCCAGGCACTGGATGAGTTGAAGAACGGATTCCCCCAGACTGCTGAGATTAAACATCTTGTGAAGTTCATTGAGTCTTCCGCCCGGGGAATCAAAAAATGAAATAGGCCCAGCCCGCCGAAGCTATATGAAGCGTAGGCGGGATGAGGCATATTTCATCCTGAGTGGAACGAAGGATCTGCCTTTCCCTTGTCTCGAGCGATTCCCCTCCCCTCTGACACCCAAAACAAGCCATGTCATTGCGAGCGACCGAAGGCCGCGAAGCAATCTCCCACAAGCCGGATCGCCCTCGGTCTTACGGGGTCATTCTGAGGCGCAGAGCGCCGAAGAATCTGCTTTTGCCAACTGATAGCTGAAAGCTGACAGCTTCTTGTCTGGGGTAGCGGCGCCTGTCCTGAGCTGGATCGAAGGGCTTGCGCCGCGCATCCTAGCCGAGTTGTTTGGTTTCGAGGATTTTCAGTTGAAGCTGACCCTTGAGGACTTTTAGGAACTGCTGTGATGCGACTCTTCGGAGAGGCTTGACAACATCTTCCGAAGGGATTCCATCTTTGGCACACTGGCTGATGACATCAAGAATGCGCAGGGCGGCCTTTTCGTCTGCGAAGAAGTCCCGAAGGGCGCCTTCATACGGGGCAGCAATCCGTCTAGAGACATCCAAATAGAGGTTTTCCTTGCGCTCATCAAGGTGTTTTGGGAGATGTGTAAGTAATTGGGCGGGGGTAAGTTCCAGCGACATCTTCCAGGAATGCCTTAGCACGCCAAGTGGACCTATCTTGTCGAGCGTATCCGCATCATGTACTATTTGAGCTTCGACAGTCCCTGCCTCCACACCCTTACCTTCCATTCCCCGGTCATGGGCCTCGACGCAATGTTCGATTCTTACCCTTGTTGCATCTTCTATGCCCAGGCTTCTGAGTAGCGCGCCTGCTACCGTTTTTCCTCTTGAGGCGTGCTCCCAGTTTCCATTTATCAGTCCGACACCGTGAAGCCACGCTCCTGCAAGAACAACAAACCTGTCGCCACATTTTTCGCCCACTTCACTGAGAAGATGTCCGGCTATCTTTGAGACTCTTTCCAGGTGATGATTGCCACTTGACTTTCCTGCAAAGGCCACATCCCAATCGAGTTCAATGGCTAGTTTTGAGATTTTTTCC
Coding sequences within it:
- a CDS encoding bifunctional UDP-3-O-[3-hydroxymyristoyl] N-acetylglucosamine deacetylase/3-hydroxyacyl-ACP dehydratase, which produces MTKGLRNWSKKVERPQKTIAGETACSGIGLHSGKTSEVRFLPAKPDKGIVFKRTDLKGSPSLKPTLDSVNYTIHQTSIREGDTEVLTVEHLLCAAYGMEIDNMIVEINGPEIPIMDGSAKPFMEAFNNAGVVDQKNSCSPKTLQHPVKYEKDGVCIAALPSDSLTITFGIQYDHPHLLSQYARFEITPEVFQNELAPARTYSFDEWVKPLRKKGLIKGGSLENAILIGENGLVNKEPLRFKDEFARHKIADMIGNIAMLGYPLHADIYAFKSGHLHNVQFLKKLRKEVGGLKPAFEIADILKIMPHRYPFLLVDRILELEENRVVGTKNVTINEPFFAGHFPGHPIMPGVLIVESMAQVGGFLLLHKVDQSDGKIVYFTKIADVKFRKPVTPGDQLRSVVTLVKYKKNLCVIKGQAFVGRDLVCEGTLTAMMVDK
- the lpxA gene encoding acyl-ACP--UDP-N-acetylglucosamine O-acyltransferase, producing the protein MSDVVVHKTAVVHPGATLGSGVVVGPYAIIGENVVIGDNVEILARACLEGWTEVGRGSKIGYGAVIGGPPQDVKYKGEKSFCRIGENSIIREYVTIHRATGEGKETVVGDGCFIMAYAHVAHNCRIGNGTVIANAAQLGGHVLVEDLVLVSGLVPVHQFVRIGKLSVIGGGVRVTMDIVPFVCASGYPIRVKTLNLVGLRRQGYSNEDIGLLKKAFKILFRSKLNTTQALDELKNGFPQTAEIKHLVKFIESSARGIKK